From Pseudomonas sp. stari2, a single genomic window includes:
- the cbiE gene encoding precorrin-6y C5,15-methyltransferase (decarboxylating) subunit CbiE, translated as MTPWLTVVGIAEDGFKGLGKNARRALLSASRIVGGQRQLDLLPVCIRGERQLWPSPFSLAPVLDRHGEAVCVLASGDPMFYGVGASLARQVPGAEMLILPAPSSCSLAAARLGWPLQDVSVLSLVARPLAALNAQLFSGVRLLLLSNDGQSPAAVAALLRERGFGASRLSVLEHLGGSAERRIDGTANDWNDPVIADLNVVAIECLADPGTPSLSRLAGLPDSAFRHDGQLTKRDVRAITLARLAPTPGELLWDVGAGSGSIGIEWMRAHPSCRALAIEADDGRQQLIEHNRDALGVPGLQLIRGRAPQALAGLERPDAIFIGGGVTREGVLETCWEQLKPGGRLVANAVTLQSEMTLMSWRERHGGELTRIHIAQAQPLGEFDTWRQALPITLLDLVKPLDA; from the coding sequence ATGACCCCTTGGCTGACGGTTGTAGGCATTGCTGAAGACGGTTTCAAAGGTCTTGGCAAAAATGCCCGGCGCGCCCTGCTGAGCGCTTCGCGGATCGTCGGCGGTCAGCGTCAGCTGGATCTGCTGCCGGTGTGCATCCGTGGCGAGCGCCAGTTGTGGCCAAGCCCGTTTTCGCTGGCTCCGGTTCTTGACCGCCATGGCGAAGCAGTGTGCGTGCTGGCCAGCGGTGATCCGATGTTCTACGGCGTTGGCGCGAGTCTGGCACGGCAGGTGCCGGGGGCCGAGATGCTGATTCTGCCGGCACCGTCCTCTTGCTCGCTGGCAGCGGCCCGACTGGGCTGGCCGTTGCAGGACGTCAGCGTGCTATCGCTGGTGGCTCGCCCGCTTGCGGCCCTCAACGCACAACTGTTTAGCGGCGTGCGCCTGTTGCTGCTGAGCAACGACGGTCAAAGCCCGGCGGCCGTTGCGGCATTGCTGCGCGAGCGCGGGTTCGGCGCCAGTCGCCTGAGCGTCCTGGAACATCTGGGCGGCAGCGCCGAGCGCCGGATCGACGGCACCGCCAACGACTGGAATGACCCGGTCATTGCCGACCTCAACGTGGTCGCCATCGAATGTCTGGCGGATCCAGGCACTCCGAGCCTGTCGCGCCTCGCCGGCCTGCCGGACTCTGCCTTCCGGCATGACGGCCAACTGACCAAACGCGACGTGCGCGCTATCACCCTCGCCCGCCTCGCACCGACCCCGGGCGAACTACTGTGGGACGTCGGTGCGGGCAGCGGCTCGATCGGCATCGAGTGGATGCGCGCTCACCCGAGCTGCCGCGCTCTGGCCATCGAGGCCGATGACGGTCGCCAGCAGTTGATCGAACACAACCGCGATGCGCTGGGTGTTCCCGGCCTGCAGCTGATTCGCGGCCGCGCACCGCAAGCCCTCGCCGGACTGGAACGCCCGGACGCGATTTTCATCGGCGGCGGCGTGACCCGCGAAGGCGTGCTGGAAACCTGCTGGGAACAACTCAAACCCGGTGGCCGATTGGTCGCCAACGCGGTGACCCTGCAAAGCGAAATGACCTTGATGAGCTGGCGCGAACGCCACGGCGGCGAACTGACCCGCATCCACATCGCCCAGGCGCAGCCCCTGGGCGAGTTCGACACCTGGCGCCAGGCCTTGCCGATCACCCTGCTCGATCTGGTCAAACCCCTCGATGCGTGA
- a CDS encoding cobalt-precorrin-5B (C(1))-methyltransferase, translating into MRDETAEQPAPLRSGLTTGSCATATSLAAARLLLGGVVADAVQIVLPKGKQVQMRLEFCRLTDDGAEAGTIKDAGDDPDVTHGALLYSRVQLMAEPGIRFIAGKGVGTVTRPGLVLGVGEPAINPVPRKMISDHLTLLAEETGYRGGFEVTVNVEGGEALALKTMNPRLGILGGLSILGTSGIVRPFSCAAYIASIHQGIDVAKTNGYLHIAACTGNASEDTMRRVYDLPEIALIEMGDFVGAVLKHLRKVPVDKLSLCGGFGKISKLAAGHMDLHSRHSSIDLPQLADWAAAIGADDTLQQSIRGANTSQQALAMASAAGVALGDEVCRHALEFARSVVPAQVQVEVFAIDRQGGIVGRAGAFV; encoded by the coding sequence ATGCGTGACGAAACCGCCGAACAACCCGCGCCCCTGCGCAGCGGCCTGACCACCGGCAGCTGCGCCACGGCCACCAGCCTCGCCGCCGCGCGCCTGCTGCTCGGCGGAGTGGTGGCGGACGCCGTGCAGATCGTGTTGCCCAAGGGCAAGCAGGTGCAGATGCGCCTGGAGTTCTGTCGGCTGACCGATGACGGCGCCGAAGCGGGAACGATCAAAGATGCCGGCGACGACCCGGACGTTACTCACGGCGCCCTGCTCTATTCCCGCGTGCAACTGATGGCCGAGCCGGGGATTCGCTTCATTGCCGGCAAAGGCGTGGGCACCGTCACCCGCCCGGGGCTGGTGCTGGGCGTCGGCGAACCGGCGATCAATCCGGTGCCGCGCAAGATGATCAGCGATCACCTGACGCTGCTCGCCGAAGAAACCGGCTATCGCGGCGGCTTCGAGGTGACGGTCAATGTCGAGGGCGGCGAAGCCTTGGCGCTGAAGACCATGAACCCGCGCCTGGGCATTCTCGGCGGCCTGTCGATCCTTGGCACCAGCGGCATCGTCCGGCCGTTTTCCTGCGCGGCGTACATCGCCTCGATCCATCAAGGCATCGACGTGGCGAAAACCAACGGCTACCTGCACATCGCCGCCTGCACCGGCAACGCCAGCGAAGACACTATGCGTCGGGTCTACGACCTGCCGGAAATCGCCCTGATCGAAATGGGCGATTTCGTCGGCGCCGTGCTCAAGCACCTGCGCAAGGTGCCTGTGGATAAACTCAGTCTGTGCGGCGGCTTCGGCAAGATCAGCAAACTGGCGGCCGGGCACATGGATCTGCACTCACGACATTCGAGCATCGACCTGCCGCAACTGGCCGACTGGGCGGCGGCGATTGGCGCTGACGACACTTTGCAGCAATCCATTCGCGGGGCGAACACCAGTCAGCAGGCGTTGGCGATGGCCAGTGCGGCGGGTGTTGCGCTGGGCGATGAAGTTTGCCGCCATGCACTGGAATTCGCCCGCAGCGTGGTCCCGGCACAGGTGCAGGTCGAGGTGTTTGCGATCGACCGTCAGGGCGGCATTGTTGGCCGCGCGGGAGCTTTTGTATGA
- the cobG gene encoding precorrin-3B synthase: MSTAIRPSACPGLLRIVQALDGGICRIKLDGGSIRADQADAVADAAERFAGGAIEATNRGNLQIRGIGDQAAALIESLLAAGLGPRTAAGDDVRNLMLSPAAGIDRQMRFDTRPLAGHILETLQSHSRFHELSAKFAVQLDGGEALSMLEHPHDLWLSAFDDCGDTLLAFGLAGCPTDRPLAAVALADGYALVVAVLELFLDLARPEQTRMRHLLDECPAPVFLEKLGQRISLKAVGEWQCEAGPEGLHIGIHPQQSAGQVYVGAAPALGRLDPGILRGAAQLARTFGDGSLRFTPWQSLLLPDVREADAVQVLDELGKLNLLTHFEDPLAHLIACTGSNGCGKGLADTKHDARLLATLLPHAVDVHLSGCSRSCAAAHRAAVTLLAVGPGHYDLYFRDAALPGFGALHAHNLTIEAAATLLAARSRSPIDA; this comes from the coding sequence ATGTCCACTGCCATACGCCCCTCGGCTTGCCCGGGGTTGCTGCGTATTGTCCAGGCGCTGGATGGTGGTATCTGCCGGATCAAGCTCGATGGCGGTTCGATCAGGGCCGATCAGGCCGATGCGGTGGCCGATGCCGCCGAGCGGTTTGCCGGCGGGGCGATCGAGGCGACCAACCGGGGCAATCTGCAGATTCGCGGCATCGGCGACCAGGCCGCCGCACTGATCGAAAGCCTGCTGGCTGCCGGACTTGGGCCGCGAACCGCAGCGGGCGACGATGTGCGCAACCTGATGCTCAGCCCGGCTGCCGGTATCGATCGGCAGATGCGCTTTGATACCCGTCCATTGGCCGGGCACATCCTCGAGACCCTGCAAAGCCATTCGCGTTTCCATGAGCTGAGCGCCAAATTCGCCGTGCAACTGGATGGCGGTGAAGCACTGTCGATGCTCGAACATCCCCATGACCTTTGGTTGTCGGCATTCGATGATTGCGGCGATACGCTGCTGGCGTTCGGCCTGGCGGGTTGTCCGACGGATCGACCGCTGGCTGCCGTGGCGCTGGCGGACGGATATGCGCTGGTGGTGGCGGTGCTGGAGCTGTTCCTCGATCTGGCCCGGCCGGAGCAGACGCGGATGCGCCATCTGCTGGATGAATGTCCGGCGCCGGTGTTCCTGGAAAAGCTCGGTCAGCGAATCAGCCTGAAAGCCGTCGGAGAGTGGCAATGCGAAGCCGGACCGGAAGGTTTGCACATCGGGATCCATCCTCAGCAATCGGCCGGTCAGGTCTATGTCGGTGCCGCACCGGCGCTCGGCCGCCTCGATCCGGGCATACTGCGTGGCGCCGCACAACTGGCCAGAACCTTCGGCGACGGCAGCCTGCGCTTCACCCCTTGGCAGAGTCTGTTGTTGCCCGATGTGCGGGAAGCCGATGCGGTTCAAGTGCTCGACGAGTTGGGCAAGCTGAACCTGCTGACCCATTTCGAAGATCCTTTAGCACACCTGATCGCCTGCACCGGCTCCAATGGCTGCGGTAAAGGCTTGGCCGATACCAAACACGATGCCCGCCTTCTGGCTACGCTGTTGCCACACGCCGTGGATGTGCACCTGTCCGGCTGCTCGCGTTCCTGCGCCGCCGCACACCGGGCTGCCGTGACTCTGCTGGCGGTCGGCCCCGGTCACTACGATCTCTATTTTCGCGATGCAGCGCTGCCCGGTTTCGGCGCGCTGCACGCTCACAACCTTACTATCGAAGCGGCCGCGACCCTGCTCGCCGCCCGCTCACGGAGCCCCATTGATGCTTGA